The sequence GTCGCAGGCCGGATCGGGGTTCACGAGGGTCGCCGTCGGAGGCACGACCCCGTCACGCATGGCCAGGACGCAGAAGATCAGCTCAATGGCGCCCGCGGCGCCCAGCATGTGGCCGGTGACCGACTTGGTCGAGGAGATCATCACCCTGCGGGCGTGGTCCTCCCCGAGGGCGGCCTTGATGGCCATCGTCTCGCCGACGTCGTTGAGCTCGGTCGACGTACCGTGTGCGTTGATGTAGTCGACGTCAGAAGGAGCGAGGCCCGCGTCCTCCATCGCCAGGATCATGGCCCTGGCCGACCCCTCGCCGCCTTCGGCGGGTGCCGTGATGTGGAAGGCGTCGCAGGTCATCCCCGCTCCCAGCATCTCGGCCAGGATCGGCGCGCCGCGCTTCTTGGCGAACTCGTAGTCCTCGAGCACGACGACCGAGGCGCCCTCGGACATGACGAACCCGTCGCGGTCCCTGTCGAAGGGCCTGGAGGCGGTGAGGGGGTCGTCGTTCCTCGTGGACAGCGCCTTCAGGGAGCAGAATCCCCCGAGCCCCATCATGGTGATGGGGGCTTCGGCCCCTCCGGCCAGAATCGCGTCGGCCCTGCCCAGTCTGATGGCGTCCATGGCGGCCGCTATGGCGTGCCCGCTCGTGGCGCACGCAGTCACGGTGGCATAGTTGATGCCCTTCGCGTTCAGCTCGATGGCGACGCGCCCGCTGGCCATGTTGCCTATCATCATCGGGCAGAAGAAGGGGCTGATCCGGTCGACGCCCTTCTCGAGGGCCTTGCTGTGCTCGGTTTCGAGGGTTCCGAGACCCCCGATGCCCGTACCGATGATCACACCCAGCCTGTTCGGATCGATCGCCCCTCCGCCGAGCCCGGCGGAGGCGAAGGCCTCGTTGGCCGCAACGATGGCGAACTGCGTGTACCTGTCGGAACGCGCCGCCAGCTTGCGGTCGAGGAACTTCTCGGCTTCGTATCCGTGCACCTCTCCCGCGATGCGGGTGGTGTAGGGGGCCGGATCGAGCAGTGTGATGGGCCCTATGCCGCTTCTGCCGGCAACCGTGTTCGACCAGCACTCCGCGACATTGAGCCCGACGGGGCTCATCGCTCCCATGCCGGTGATGACAACCCGCCTCTTCACTTCACCCGTCCTTGTGCAGTAAGTGACGGCCGGAGCGGCGGGGCCGCTATTCCTCTACCCCGTGGGCCTTGAGGTACTTTATCACGTCGCCGACGCTCTTGAGGGACGAGGAGTCCTCGTCGGATATCTTGAGCTTGAAGGAGTCCTCGAAATCCATCATCAGCTCGACGAGGTCGAGGGAGTCGGCGCCGAGGTCCGTCTGGAAGCTGGCCTCGGGGGTGACCTCCTCGGACCTGACGCCCAGCTTGTTTACGATGATCTCCGTGACACGATTCTCGAGGGACATGTGTCTCTCCTCTCAGGTTGACAATCCGCCGTCCACCGGTATCACTGTTCCATTCAGATAGCAGGATGCGTCGCCGAGCAGGAACGCCGCCAGCTCGGCCACATCCTCGGGCCTGCCCATCCTCCCCAGGGGGATCCTCTCGGCATAGCCCCTGCGAACCTCCTCGGGGAGGTTCAGGGTCATTTCGGTCTCAATGAAACCCGGCGCGATCGCGTTAACGCGGATGTTCCGGGGTGCGAGCTCCCTCGCGAGGGACTTCGTGAAACCTATGAGCCCGGCCTTGCTGGCCGCGTAGTTGGCCTGCCCCGCGCTGCCCACGAGGGCGACCACGGAAGATATGTTCACGATGGACCCGGCCTTCTGCCTCATCATCGTCTTCGAGAGGGTCTTCGTCACCAGGAAGGCCCCGGTGAGGTTGACGGTGAGGACCTTCCGCCAGGCTTCGGCGTCCATCCTCATCAGGAGGCTGTCCCTCGTGATGCCGGCGTTGTTAACCAGGCCCAGCACCGGCGGATTTTCGGCGACGATGCGTTCACACGCCGCGTTAACGTCCGCTTCGTCGGTGACGTCCATGTGGAAGGGCCTGTAGAGGGGGCCGACCTCCTTCGCCGATGCGGCGAGCTGCTCGTCGAGCATGTCGCATGCCGCCACGGTCCAACCGTCGGCTGCCAGTCTGCGGGAGACCGCCAGGCCTATGCCCCTGGCCGCCCCCGTCACCACTGCCGTCCTCGGATCCGTCAATGCGCCCCTCCTCTCCGGCGTGGAGCCTCCACCTTCAGCTCCACTTAACGATCATGCCGGCCCATGTCAGCCCGGCGCCGAACGCCGCCAGGACCACGGTCATGGGCGGCTTCACCACTCCGCTCCTCCTGGCCTCGTCGAGGGCGATGGGGATCGAGGCGGCGGAAGTGTTCCCGTACTTGTCTATGTTCACGAAGACCTTCTCGGGAGGGAGGTCGAGCGCCCTCGCAGTGGCGTCGATGATCCTGTAGTTGGCCTGATGGGAGATCAGGAGATCCACGGACTCCTTCGGCGTGCCGTCCATCTCCAGTGCCAGCATGCAGGAGTCCCTCATCGCCCTGACGGCGTGCTTGAAGGTCTCGGAACCGTTCATCGCGATACAGTGGAGGCCCGCATCGACAGTCTCGCGGGTCGCGGGCATCCTGGAGCCGCCGGCCTGCTGCACCAGCAGGTCGCTGATCGCGCCGTCGCTGCCCCAGTGGAATCCGCCCAGCAGCCCTCCGGGGCCCTGGCTGGACACGGCCGCGGCCCCTGCGCCGTCGCCGAACAGGACACAGCTCGCGCGGTCCTTCCAGTTCGTGATCTTGGTGAGGCATTCGGCACCCACGACCAGAATCCTGTCGAAGAGACCGGCCTCTATGAAGGCCCGGGCCTGTATCATCCCGTAGACGAAGCCGCTGCATCCGGCCTCGAAATCCCATGCCGGGACGCGCGGAAGGCCGAGCCGGTTCGCCACCAGGCAGGCCGTGGCCGGAAAGGCATGGTCGGGCGTGACGGTCGCCATGATGATCGCCTGGACGTCACCGGGAGCCCAGCCGGCATCCTCCATCGCCCTTCTGCACGCTTCCAATGCGAGATCGGATGTCGCCGTGGAGGCGTCGGTGATGTGGCGGGTCTTTATCCCTGTCCTGGTGGTTATCCACTCGTCGGTCGTATCTACGATCTTCTCCAGATCAGCGTTCGTCAGGATCGCCTCCGGAACCATGTGACCGGTTCCGACGACGAAAGCTTGCCTCTTCACTGGCTCACCCCCTGAAGTGCCGACATGCCTCCCAACCCCTCTCCGATCATGCGGTTCACGCCGCTCCTGAAGAAGCCGCATGCGGCGGCTATGGCATTCTTGATCGCCTGGGGACCCGAGTTCCCGTGCGCGATGATGGAGACGCCGTTCAGCCCGAGCAGGGGCGCCCCGCCGTATTCGGCGGAATCGAGCCGCTTCCACAGGGTGCTGAACGCGGGCCGCATGAGGAGGAAACCGGCGCGGCTGGACCAGTGGCTGATCATCTCGCTGTAGAGGGCCCCGCCTATGAGGTGCGAGATGGATTCGGTGAACTTGAGGATGACGTTCCCCACGAAACCGTCGCAGACGACCACGTCGGCCTCGCCCTTCAGGATGCCGTCCCCCTCGATGTTCCCGATGAATTCGATGCCGGGGGGGCCGTCAGAGAGCAGGTCGTAGGTCTGCTGTTCGACCGGGGAACCCTTCGTCCTCTCGGCGCCCACGTTGAGCAGCGCGACCCTCGGGCGCCCGATGCCGAAGACGCCGCGGGAGTAGGCCGAGCCCATGAGCGCGAACTGGCGCAGGTGCTCGGGCTTGCACCCGACGTTGGCCCCGACGTCGAGCACGACCGCCGGGTTGCCGAGAGTGGGGAACGTGGCCGCTATGGCGGGCCTCGATACGCCCTCGAGCCTCCCCAGCGCGAAGAGGCTCGCCGCCATCATCGCGCCGGTGTTCCCGGGGCCGGCCATCGCATCGACGCGCCCGGACTTCTGGAGGCCGGCCATGACCATGACGGAGCTGTCCGGCTTGGCCTTGAGAGCCTCGGCCGGATGCTCGTCCATCCCTATGACCTGGCTCGCGTGGGCGAGTTCTATCCGGTATCTGCCGGCGCCGGCCCGCGCGAGGAGCGGTTCGAGCACGGAGGTGTCACCCACGACGGTGAGGCTCACCCCCCGGGATACTTCGGGGGCCCCTCCCCTGAAGAACTCCACTGCACCGTCGACCACTGCGGAGGGACCCCTGTCCCCCCCCATCGCGTCGACAGCCACCCTCACCTCGGACGACAACGGCCCGTCCTATTCGGTCCGGGCCTCGGTGACCTGGCGGCCGTCGTAGAACCCGCAGTGCCTGCAGATCCTGTGCGGCAGCCTGGGCTCCCCGCACTTCGGGCAGGAACTGGTCGATCCGGCCTCGAGCTTCCAGTGGGTGCGCCGCTTGTCACGGCGAGTCGTCGAAGTTCTCCGCTTTGGAACTGGCATCTCTCACCCTTCCGTCGGGCAGCCCGGCCCGATCGCGTTCAACGAACACATCCGGCGCCCGCGGCACCTTCGTGCCCGCACCGGCCTTCGTTCAGATTTTCCCCGCACACCGGGCAGAGTCCGCGACAGTCCTCGCGGCAGAGCGGCTTTCCGGGGACCGAAAGTATTACCGCTTCCTTCACTGCGTCAAGTAGCCGCAGGCTCCTGCCGTCCCTCGGGAGCCTCGCCATCGAGCCGTCGGCAGTGTTCCCGCCGTCGCGCGAGAAGGCGGCGAACACGTCCTCGGTGACCTCGAACACCGCCCTGCCGAGGCAGCGGGCACAGCTGGTGGCGAAGCAGGCCGAAAGCCTCCCGCGGACGATCACCGACTTCTCCGAATAGTTCACATCCAGGTCCAGTGTTCCTGAAGGCGATGCAGGTTGCGCGTCCTCGATCCCCCAGGCGATGCCCGGCATGTCGATCTCGAACGATCCGGAATTGCTACCGTTGCGGAGGCTCGCGAGATCGAGGACGAGGTCGCGGGGATCGAACTGCATGCCGTCAGGCCTCCGAGAGGGCCCGCGTGACCGCCGCCTCGAGACCGGACAGCGCATCTTCGGAATCCGCCTCGAGATAGACCCTGGCGAGGGGCTCGGTGCCGCTGAGTCTCACCAGGAGCGAGGAGCCGCCCTCGAGATTGAGCCTGATCCCGTCGCGCCTGTCCACCCCGGTGACCCGGGATCCGGCGAGCCCGGAAGGCTGGTTCTCGATGAACGCCCTCCTGACGCGGTCGCCGGCGTCGCCTTCGAGGCGCAGGTCCATCCGCCTGTGCAGGAGCCTGCCGAAACGGCTCCACAGGGATTCGAGCTGGGCTCCGAGGCCCGTGCCCCTTCTCGCGCACATCTCGCATGCGAGGAGGCAGGCCAGGATGCCGTCCTTCTCGGGAACGTGCCCGCCGATGGAGAGTCCGCCGCTCTCCTCCCCGGCCACCACTACGTTACGCCCCAGCATCACGGCACCGAGGTGCTTGAACCCGACAGGCGTCTCGATGACCTCCATGTCCATCGAGGCGGCCACCCTGTCGACCAGGCTGCCGGTCGTCACCGACCTGACCCCGGCCCCCCTGAAGCCCTTCTCCTGCACCAGGTATTCGAACAGGAGCGCGATGAAGTCGTGGGGGGAGACGAAGCGCCCGTTCTCGTCCACCAGACCGAACCGGTCCGCGTCGCCGTCGGTGGCCGTGCCGAGGGTCGCCCCGCTCTTCACGACCTGTTCGGAGAGGTCGGCCAGCCCCGCCTCGTTGGGTTCGGGGTGCCTTCCGTCGAAGAGGGGGTCCCTGCGGCCGTGGATGGTCCTCACCGAGGCTCCGGCGGTCTGCAGGAAGGAGTCGAGAACACCGCTGCCCGTGCCGTTGAAGGCGTCGTAGACCACCCGGAGGCCGGCGCCGGCCATCAGGGCCCTGTCGATGAAGGCAGGCAGATCGGCCGCGTAGGGTGACACCAGGTCGCCTTCGACCACCGAACCGGTTCCGGCCGGAGGCGCCGTACCGGCCTCGATGAGCTCCTCTATCCTCCTGGTCACGTCGGACGGAGCGGGTCCGCCGCTGCCGGGCGAGAACTTGATGCCGTTGTACATGAACGGGTTGTGGCTGGCGGTGAAGTTGATGGCGCCGGCGTACCCGAGCCTCCTGACGGCGTGCGAGAGAACGGGGGTCGGAACGGGCCTGTCGGAGAGGCGGACGTCGAATCCGTATCCGGCCAGCCTCTGCGCAGCCTCCCCGGCCAGCTCCGGCGAGAGGAAGCGGGTATCGCCGCCCACTACGGCCGTGCGGCCGCCGTTCTCGATCATGTGGACGGCAAGCGCATCGAGGACGCGGTTCACCCGCTCGACGGTGAAGTCCCTGGCGATGACGCCTCTCCATCCCGAGGTGCCGAAGGCTATCCTCAAGTCACTCGCCCTCCGGGGCATCGAACCACTCGAGCGCACCCTGGATGGCGTCGTCGTGAGGGGCCATCACGCGGTAGTAGGCGTCCATGTCCCAGGCCCTGAGAGCGATCTCCCTCAGGAGCGCCCTCTCGATGTAGGGCCTGCTGGGCTCCCATCCGGCTGGGTCGTATTCGAATCCCTCCTCGCCGAGGTACACCCGGAATGAGTCGAGCAGAGCTTCGTCGGGCCAGAAATCCTCGCTGACGTCGTTCTCGAGAACGTATTCGGAGGCGAAGCTGAAGAAGAGCGCCTCCTCCTCGAGGCTCAGCACCAGTTCGGCGTCGATGCTGTCCGTGAGCTCCGATTCGATGGTGACGTCGGGGACAATGCCCCAGTCCTCCTCGGCTCCGGGCTCCAGGAAGTCGTCGCGGAGGGTCCGGTCGATGCAGCGCCCGTCGGGGGTGTAGTACCTGGCAGTGGTGAGCTTGATGGCGTAGTGGCCGAGCCCGGGGTATTCGCCCAGGTCGGAGAGCGACTGGACCGAGCCCTTCCCGAACGTCCTCGCGCCGATGATCACTGCCCTGTCGTTGTCCTGGAGGGCTCCGGCCACTATCTCGGCCGAGCTGGCGCTGCCTCCGTCGACAAGGACGGCCAGTTCACCGTCGTACAGCACCGCCCGCCTGGCGTAGTAGTCCTGCTCGCCCACCGCCTGCCCCCGGGTCGTCACCACGAGGGCTCCGGACGGCAGGAAGATGTCGGAGACGTCGATCGCGGGAACGAAGAGCCCGCCCGAGTTTCCACGGAGGTCGAGTATCATGCGCGAGGCGCCCTCGCCGGCCAGGGAGTCGACGGCATCGAGGACCTCGTCGGCGGAGGTTTCCGAGAACCGGGAGAGTCGGACATAGCCCGTGCCGGGCGCGACCATGAAGTATGCCGATACAGACGGATAGTCGATCACGTCCCTGACTATGGGGATGACCAGGATGTCGGAGACGCCGGGGCGCTGGATGGACAGGGTCACCGTGGTCCCGCGCGGGCCCCGGATGAGGGACACGGCCTCGTCGTTGAGGAGCCCCTCGGTGCTCGTGCTGTCGATCATCACTATGCGGTCGCCGGACCTGACGCCGCTCCTGTATGCCGGGGTGCCCTCGAGCGGGGAGATCACCGTCAGCCAGCCGTCGCGCTGCCCTATCGTGATCCCGACGCCCTCGAAGGAGCCCTCGAGCTGGACCCGGAGGTCGTCGTACTGGTCGGGGGTCAGGAGCATGCTGTTCGGGTCGAGGGAGTACAGCATCCCCTCGATGGCCGCCTCTATCAGGTCGGCGGATTCGACGGAATCGACGTAGGCGGACCGGGTCATGCCGTAGACGTCCATGAAGAGCTCCGCCGCGGACATCCGGGCGGATGCGGGTTCGGCGCCGGCCGGACGCTCGGAGCGTACCGCGGTGAAGGCAAGCAGGAGAGCCCCGGCCGATGCGGCCAGCCAGCCCGGTACCGGTTTGAGCATTCCTACACTACACCTCTCCCGGGAGGCCGTGTGCACGGTTCCCGTTCCGCAGACCGAGAGACTCCGTCACCATGTCGAGGATCATCCCGTCCAGCCTGTCCCCCGGCAGGGATGCGTCGAACACCCTGAACCGCGGGTTCCCGCCGGCCATGGCCAGGTATCCGTCCCTGACACGGCGGTGGAAGTCGAGATCCTCGAGTTCTATCCTGTCTGGGCCTCCGGCGCGCGAGCAGAGCCTCGCCATCCCCGCCTCCGGATCGAGGTCGAGGAGTATCGTCAGGTCGGGCGCGAGCCCTCCTGTCGCGAATCCGCAGGCTTCAGTGACGAACCGCCGATCGAGCCCACGCCCCGCGACCTGGTAGGCCAGCGTCGCGTCGCAGTAGCGCTCGCAGACGACGATCCTGCCTTCCGCGAGCGCGGGCCGGACCACGCACTCCACGTTGGCCGCCCTCGAAGCGAGATAGAGCATCAGCTCCGCCGCAGGCGGCACTTCGAGGGAGGGATCGAGCAGCAGTCGCCTAATCCCCTCGGCGAGGGGAGGGCCGCCGGGCTCGCGGGTGTGCGCGACCCCGAGCCCCATCCCGGCAAGCGCGTCGGCGAGCGCGAGCGACCTGGTGGTCTTGCCCGCGCCCTCGACGCCCTCGAACGTGATGAAGGAGCCCCTGGCCCCTACGCCGTCCGAGGCCTGTGTCACACGCCTTCCCGCTTGGCTCCGTGCGTGCGGATGTACTCCTCCGTCATCTCCCTGCACTTGTCGTCGTAGTACTGGATCGGGGGAGACTTGAAGAAGTAGGAGGAGGGAGCCTCGATGGCCCCGCTGAGCCCGTTGTCGAGAGCCAGCTTGGCGCATCTCACCGCATCGATGATGACTCCGGCGGAGTTGGGGCTGTCCCAGACCTCGAGCTTGCATTCGAGGTTGAGGGGGACATCGCCGAACGTGGTGCCTTCCATGCGGATGTAGCACCACTTCCTGTCGTCGAGCCACTCTATGTAATCGCTCGGACCGATGTGGACGTTGCGCGGCGCAAGGCCTCCGGGTATCTGGGAGGTGACCGCGTTGGTCTTGGATATCTTCTTGGATTCGAGCCTCTCGCGCTCGAGCATGTTGAGGAAGTCGGTGTTCCCGCCGACGTTGAGCTGGTAGGTCCTGTCGAGCCGCACGCCGCGGTCTTCGAACAGCCTGGTGAGGATCCTGTGGAGGATGGTGGCTCCCACCTGGCTCTTGATGTCGTCGCCCATCACGGGCAGGTTCCTGTCACGGAACCTCTTCTGCCAGTAGGGCTCGCGGGCGATGAACACGGGGATGGCGTTGACGAAGGCGCATCCGGCCTCGAGCACCTGCTCGACGTACCACTTCGTGGCCTCTTCGCTGCCGACCGGGAGGTAGTTCACTACCACGTCGGTCTTCGTGTCCTTCAGGATGCTGACGATGTCGGCCGTGGGTCCGGGGGCCTTCTTGATCACGGGCGAGAGATACTTGCCGAGGCCGTCGTGGGTCATGCCCCTCTCGACCCGGATGCCGAGGTTCGGCACGTCGCAGAACTTGTACGTGCAGTTGGGATCGGCGAAGATGGCCTCGCTGAGATCCTTCCCGACCTTGGTGACATTTATGTCGATGGCGGCGGAGAATTCGACGTCGCTGACATGGTACCCGCCGAGGTTCACATGCATGAGGCCCGGCACCTTCTGGTCGTCCTTCGCGTTCCTGTAGAACTCCACGCCCTGGACGAGGCTGCTCGCGCAGTTGCCGACGCCGATGATCGCAACCCTTACCTTCCTGGCACCCATCGGAAACCTCCCTGGGACGGACTCTCAGGTCCTGTCCCCAAGCGACGGCCTGTCCTCCGAGAAGACCTTTGCCAGCCTCTGGACGGCGGTCAGCCACGTGCCCACCGCCACCAGCGCCAGCATCCAGACCAGAGGACGAGCATTCCCGGCTGCGGGGGCTACGGCCAGGGCGAGCACGAGCAGGACCAGTCTCTCGGTCCTGGTGAAGAGCCCGACCTTGCAGGGTATCCCCACACCCTCTGAACGCGCACGTGTATAGCTCACCATGAACGAACCGGCCAGGGCCGCGGGAGCCAGGTAGAGCACCTCGGGGCACTCGGTCCGTGCAGCCCCGGCGAGCAGCGCGGTATACATCAGGAATTCGCCGACCCGGTCGCAGCTGGAGTCCAGCACGGCCCCGGCCCGGCTCACCATGTTCCGCATCCTGGCAACGCCACCGTCGACTGCATCGAGAAGGCTGCCCCCGCCAAGCACCGCGGCCGAGGCGAGGTAATGACCCTTCCAGGCCAGGAAGGCTGCGAAGGCGGTCACCGCCAGACCCGCCAGGGTGATGGCGGACGGATCGACCCCGGCGCGGGCCAGCAGACCTACGAGTGGATCGAGCAGACGTCTGCCTGCGAGCCTCATCCGTTCCTGGGTCAAGTATCCTCCAGATGCTGCAATGCAACGGATTTGAGAACATAGGACAGGCCCGCCGGGCCGTCAATCAGACACTGGCCGAGGCCTCGATCCGGCCACCACGAGGGTGACCTCGCCCTTCGGGGGCTTCGCCGATGTGATGCGCAGGAGTTCGGATACGCTGCCCCTTGCGTACTCCTCGTGAAGCTTGGTCATCTCGCGCGCCATGCAGGCCTGCCTGTCCCCCATCACCTCGAGGATGTCGGCCAGTACCTTCGAGACGTGGTGGGGCCCCACGAAGGCTATCAGGGTGTGCGGGAGGGTCGAGATCTCGAGCAGCCGTGCCTTCCTCGGGCCGGGCTTGCGGGGGAGGAATCCCTCGAAGAGGAAGCGATCGACGGGCAGAGCAGAGGCTACCAGCGCTGTGAGGGCGGCGGAAGGCCCGGGAACGACCTCCACCCTCGCCCCCAGCTCCACCGCGAGCCTCACGGCCCTGAAGCAGGGATCGGAGATGCCCGGCATGCCGGCGTCGGTGACCAGGGCGATCCTGTCGCCGGCCTCGAGCCTCGCGGCGATGAGAGGCAGCCTGTCGACGGCGTTGAAGTCGTTGTAGCTCAGGAGGCGGCCCCTGCCTTCGACGAGCCTCCCCGAACGCCTCGTGTCCTCGGCCAGGACGAGGTCGGCCTTCGCCAGGGCGGCGGTCGCGCGCGGGGACATGTCGGACATGTTGCCTATCGGGGTCGCGACCAGGACGAGTGAACCCGGCGCGGCCGGGCCGGGTGATCCGGGGTCAGCCGCCGCCACGGTTCTCGAGCCTCTGTCTGGTGGCGCGGATGCGCGCGCGCCTGGCCTCGGTCTCGACCGGGTCGTGTTCGAAGCAGACGAGGAGGACCGTGCCCTCGCGGCATTCCGAAGGGATCTCCGACGTTGGCACTAGCAGGCGCCGGCCGGAGTCGTCCAGAAGCACCGCGAGGCCCTCCTCGATCCGGTCGAGGGTCATGTGGAAGGCCATCAGTTCTCCTCCTCGCTGTGCCAGACGCCCCCGCCGATCACGGACTGGGCGATGTTCGTGAGATGGTCGCCCATCCTCTCGCAGTAGTTGACGAAGTC comes from Candidatus Fermentibacter sp. and encodes:
- the fabF gene encoding beta-ketoacyl-ACP synthase II; its protein translation is MKRRVVITGMGAMSPVGLNVAECWSNTVAGRSGIGPITLLDPAPYTTRIAGEVHGYEAEKFLDRKLAARSDRYTQFAIVAANEAFASAGLGGGAIDPNRLGVIIGTGIGGLGTLETEHSKALEKGVDRISPFFCPMMIGNMASGRVAIELNAKGINYATVTACATSGHAIAAAMDAIRLGRADAILAGGAEAPITMMGLGGFCSLKALSTRNDDPLTASRPFDRDRDGFVMSEGASVVVLEDYEFAKKRGAPILAEMLGAGMTCDAFHITAPAEGGEGSARAMILAMEDAGLAPSDVDYINAHGTSTELNDVGETMAIKAALGEDHARRVMISSTKSVTGHMLGAAGAIELIFCVLAMRDGVVPPTATLVNPDPACDLDYVPGEARQARVDHALSNSFGFGGHNVTLAVGRI
- the acpP gene encoding acyl carrier protein; its protein translation is MSLENRVTEIIVNKLGVRSEEVTPEASFQTDLGADSLDLVELMMDFEDSFKLKISDEDSSSLKSVGDVIKYLKAHGVEE
- the fabG gene encoding 3-oxoacyl-[acyl-carrier-protein] reductase codes for the protein MTDPRTAVVTGAARGIGLAVSRRLAADGWTVAACDMLDEQLAASAKEVGPLYRPFHMDVTDEADVNAACERIVAENPPVLGLVNNAGITRDSLLMRMDAEAWRKVLTVNLTGAFLVTKTLSKTMMRQKAGSIVNISSVVALVGSAGQANYAASKAGLIGFTKSLARELAPRNIRVNAIAPGFIETEMTLNLPEEVRRGYAERIPLGRMGRPEDVAELAAFLLGDASCYLNGTVIPVDGGLST
- a CDS encoding beta-ketoacyl-ACP synthase III; this encodes MKRQAFVVGTGHMVPEAILTNADLEKIVDTTDEWITTRTGIKTRHITDASTATSDLALEACRRAMEDAGWAPGDVQAIIMATVTPDHAFPATACLVANRLGLPRVPAWDFEAGCSGFVYGMIQARAFIEAGLFDRILVVGAECLTKITNWKDRASCVLFGDGAGAAAVSSQGPGGLLGGFHWGSDGAISDLLVQQAGGSRMPATRETVDAGLHCIAMNGSETFKHAVRAMRDSCMLALEMDGTPKESVDLLISHQANYRIIDATARALDLPPEKVFVNIDKYGNTSAASIPIALDEARRSGVVKPPMTVVLAAFGAGLTWAGMIVKWS
- the plsX gene encoding phosphate acyltransferase PlsX, whose translation is MRVAVDAMGGDRGPSAVVDGAVEFFRGGAPEVSRGVSLTVVGDTSVLEPLLARAGAGRYRIELAHASQVIGMDEHPAEALKAKPDSSVMVMAGLQKSGRVDAMAGPGNTGAMMAASLFALGRLEGVSRPAIAATFPTLGNPAVVLDVGANVGCKPEHLRQFALMGSAYSRGVFGIGRPRVALLNVGAERTKGSPVEQQTYDLLSDGPPGIEFIGNIEGDGILKGEADVVVCDGFVGNVILKFTESISHLIGGALYSEMISHWSSRAGFLLMRPAFSTLWKRLDSAEYGGAPLLGLNGVSIIAHGNSGPQAIKNAIAAACGFFRSGVNRMIGEGLGGMSALQGVSQ
- the rpmF gene encoding 50S ribosomal protein L32, with amino-acid sequence MPVPKRRTSTTRRDKRRTHWKLEAGSTSSCPKCGEPRLPHRICRHCGFYDGRQVTEARTE
- a CDS encoding DUF177 domain-containing protein → MQFDPRDLVLDLASLRNGSNSGSFEIDMPGIAWGIEDAQPASPSGTLDLDVNYSEKSVIVRGRLSACFATSCARCLGRAVFEVTEDVFAAFSRDGGNTADGSMARLPRDGRSLRLLDAVKEAVILSVPGKPLCREDCRGLCPVCGENLNEGRCGHEGAAGAGCVR
- a CDS encoding S41 family peptidase; its protein translation is MLKPVPGWLAASAGALLLAFTAVRSERPAGAEPASARMSAAELFMDVYGMTRSAYVDSVESADLIEAAIEGMLYSLDPNSMLLTPDQYDDLRVQLEGSFEGVGITIGQRDGWLTVISPLEGTPAYRSGVRSGDRIVMIDSTSTEGLLNDEAVSLIRGPRGTTVTLSIQRPGVSDILVIPIVRDVIDYPSVSAYFMVAPGTGYVRLSRFSETSADEVLDAVDSLAGEGASRMILDLRGNSGGLFVPAIDVSDIFLPSGALVVTTRGQAVGEQDYYARRAVLYDGELAVLVDGGSASSAEIVAGALQDNDRAVIIGARTFGKGSVQSLSDLGEYPGLGHYAIKLTTARYYTPDGRCIDRTLRDDFLEPGAEEDWGIVPDVTIESELTDSIDAELVLSLEEEALFFSFASEYVLENDVSEDFWPDEALLDSFRVYLGEEGFEYDPAGWEPSRPYIERALLREIALRAWDMDAYYRVMAPHDDAIQGALEWFDAPEGE
- the tmk gene encoding dTMP kinase, whose translation is MTQASDGVGARGSFITFEGVEGAGKTTRSLALADALAGMGLGVAHTREPGGPPLAEGIRRLLLDPSLEVPPAAELMLYLASRAANVECVVRPALAEGRIVVCERYCDATLAYQVAGRGLDRRFVTEACGFATGGLAPDLTILLDLDPEAGMARLCSRAGGPDRIELEDLDFHRRVRDGYLAMAGGNPRFRVFDASLPGDRLDGMILDMVTESLGLRNGNRAHGLPGEV
- a CDS encoding inositol-3-phosphate synthase produces the protein MGARKVRVAIIGVGNCASSLVQGVEFYRNAKDDQKVPGLMHVNLGGYHVSDVEFSAAIDINVTKVGKDLSEAIFADPNCTYKFCDVPNLGIRVERGMTHDGLGKYLSPVIKKAPGPTADIVSILKDTKTDVVVNYLPVGSEEATKWYVEQVLEAGCAFVNAIPVFIAREPYWQKRFRDRNLPVMGDDIKSQVGATILHRILTRLFEDRGVRLDRTYQLNVGGNTDFLNMLERERLESKKISKTNAVTSQIPGGLAPRNVHIGPSDYIEWLDDRKWCYIRMEGTTFGDVPLNLECKLEVWDSPNSAGVIIDAVRCAKLALDNGLSGAIEAPSSYFFKSPPIQYYDDKCREMTEEYIRTHGAKREGV
- a CDS encoding CDP-alcohol phosphatidyltransferase family protein; translation: MTQERMRLAGRRLLDPLVGLLARAGVDPSAITLAGLAVTAFAAFLAWKGHYLASAAVLGGGSLLDAVDGGVARMRNMVSRAGAVLDSSCDRVGEFLMYTALLAGAARTECPEVLYLAPAALAGSFMVSYTRARSEGVGIPCKVGLFTRTERLVLLVLALAVAPAAGNARPLVWMLALVAVGTWLTAVQRLAKVFSEDRPSLGDRT
- the rsmI gene encoding 16S rRNA (cytidine(1402)-2'-O)-methyltransferase — protein: MAAADPGSPGPAAPGSLVLVATPIGNMSDMSPRATAALAKADLVLAEDTRRSGRLVEGRGRLLSYNDFNAVDRLPLIAARLEAGDRIALVTDAGMPGISDPCFRAVRLAVELGARVEVVPGPSAALTALVASALPVDRFLFEGFLPRKPGPRKARLLEISTLPHTLIAFVGPHHVSKVLADILEVMGDRQACMAREMTKLHEEYARGSVSELLRITSAKPPKGEVTLVVAGSRPRPVSD
- a CDS encoding DUF3006 domain-containing protein is translated as MAFHMTLDRIEEGLAVLLDDSGRRLLVPTSEIPSECREGTVLLVCFEHDPVETEARRARIRATRQRLENRGGG